The Enterococcus sp. 7F3_DIV0205 genome has a window encoding:
- a CDS encoding MFS transporter, with product MKKTTVFYGWRIVFACFILMACMIPPVVTMASKFLIPITTEFNISKSSFTLSNTILQTMGIFLSPIISKNLSNGKLKKHLVFSIIGYSISFASYGLVTNIYMHYVISFVLGVFYLNVGTIPVSILINNWFEYKKGVAMSLAMAGTGIGGFLFSPLSTSLLENFGWRKTYLIIGVIVFLTAMLTTTLFIKEKPEDIGLEKLTKDNTIDNVPIVDKGIWDDFKSYKKKIFVWLILIGMLLNGIVHSGSVGQFPAAFEIKYGAIVGSLAVSIYSIVGVFGKMIMGILNDKKGVIYSIIFGTAGFSLAFILLMSTSSNEGLYLLSVFYGLGMGLGAVVPPLLIGAIFKGENYSVAYGYVNSMMQAGMSLGAMFVSMLADKFNTYTVAWFILLVFTIVACVLWILGYQKSKSYWTKHL from the coding sequence GTGAAAAAAACAACAGTATTCTATGGTTGGAGAATCGTTTTTGCATGTTTTATATTAATGGCTTGTATGATTCCGCCTGTTGTAACAATGGCTAGCAAATTTTTAATTCCTATAACAACGGAATTTAACATAAGTAAAAGTAGTTTTACCTTAAGCAATACTATACTTCAAACAATGGGTATTTTTTTATCACCTATTATTTCCAAAAATTTATCTAATGGGAAACTGAAAAAACATTTAGTTTTTAGCATTATAGGATATAGTATATCTTTTGCTTCTTACGGACTTGTCACTAATATATACATGCATTATGTAATATCATTTGTTTTAGGTGTATTCTACCTTAACGTAGGGACAATCCCTGTTTCTATACTTATAAATAATTGGTTTGAATATAAAAAAGGTGTTGCTATGAGTTTAGCTATGGCAGGTACTGGAATAGGTGGTTTTTTGTTTAGTCCTCTAAGTACTTCTTTATTAGAAAATTTTGGCTGGCGTAAAACTTACTTAATAATTGGAGTGATTGTTTTTCTGACAGCAATGCTAACGACGACTTTATTTATAAAAGAAAAACCAGAAGATATAGGTTTAGAAAAATTAACAAAAGATAACACGATTGATAACGTGCCTATAGTTGACAAAGGAATCTGGGACGATTTTAAATCTTATAAAAAAAAGATATTTGTTTGGTTGATTCTTATAGGCATGTTGCTAAATGGTATTGTTCATAGTGGATCTGTAGGACAATTTCCTGCTGCTTTTGAAATAAAATATGGCGCTATAGTTGGTTCATTAGCTGTTTCCATCTATTCTATTGTCGGAGTATTTGGAAAAATGATTATGGGAATTCTTAATGATAAAAAAGGTGTGATCTATAGTATTATTTTTGGAACTGCTGGATTTTCCCTGGCATTCATCTTATTGATGAGTACGTCCAGCAACGAAGGTTTATATTTATTATCTGTATTCTATGGTTTAGGGATGGGGTTAGGAGCTGTCGTACCACCACTACTGATAGGAGCAATATTTAAAGGCGAAAATTATAGTGTAGCCTATGGTTATGTAAATAGTATGATGCAAGCAGGGATGTCATTAGGAGCAATGTTTGTATCTATGTTAGCAGATAAGTTCAATACCTATACTGTAGCTTGGTTTATTCTGCTAGTATTTACAATAGTAGCCTGCGTATTATGGATTTTAGGTTATCAAAAATCTAAAAGCTATTGGACTAAACACTTGTAA
- a CDS encoding TetR/AcrR family transcriptional regulator, giving the protein MKKKENITNRSLQKTLLELLETKKFEKITVNDICVRAKISRTAFYDYYLDKFDLLLKSMDQLRIDHTVEFQNNHMKIEDIVHSIISNISANKKIFYNIYSSRDVDEIRSIHEESFRKRILFFIENTSLKIKSDMPVDVIAILCCSGVVIILRSWILMLNSYSEEEIIEFLVVYLYNNIID; this is encoded by the coding sequence ATGAAAAAAAAAGAAAATATAACTAACCGATCTTTACAGAAAACACTGTTAGAACTCTTAGAAACAAAAAAATTCGAAAAAATAACTGTAAATGATATTTGTGTAAGAGCGAAGATAAGTAGAACTGCATTTTATGATTATTATTTAGACAAATTTGACCTATTATTAAAATCTATGGATCAGCTAAGAATAGATCATACTGTCGAATTTCAAAATAATCACATGAAAATAGAAGATATTGTACACTCCATTATTAGTAATATTTCCGCCAACAAAAAAATTTTTTATAATATTTATAGCAGTAGAGATGTCGATGAGATACGCTCAATACATGAAGAATCATTTAGGAAGAGAATTCTCTTTTTTATAGAAAATACTAGTTTAAAAATAAAAAGTGATATGCCCGTGGATGTAATAGCCATTTTATGTTGTTCAGGTGTTGTAATTATTTTGAGAAGTTGGATACTTATGCTGAACTCATACTCTGAAGAGGAAATAATTGAATTTTTAGTGGTCTATTTATATAACAATATAATAGATTAA
- a CDS encoding HdeD family acid-resistance protein: MSQGSKKINLGYFLLGILYLIVSLLAFRNPTGSLLSIAIVFGITFIIKGIYEILFSKRSFLLILVSIIDIMLGILLITKIGVSLVILPYIFSISFIANSIFGVFTSSMIKGTSKFERYFLIVLNILGIFAGIFLLYNPISSVLTLTFIVGAYFMMVGIQYFLAAFNLS, encoded by the coding sequence ATGTCACAGGGAAGCAAAAAAATAAATCTAGGCTATTTTTTATTAGGAATCTTATACCTAATAGTCTCACTTTTAGCTTTTAGAAATCCAACAGGAAGTTTATTATCAATAGCTATAGTCTTTGGTATTACTTTTATTATAAAAGGGATATATGAAATACTTTTTAGTAAAAGAAGCTTCTTACTTATATTAGTTTCAATAATCGATATTATGTTAGGTATTTTACTGATAACAAAAATCGGTGTTAGTTTAGTAATATTGCCCTATATATTTTCAATCAGTTTTATAGCTAATTCTATTTTTGGTGTTTTTACTAGTAGCATGATTAAAGGTACTTCTAAATTTGAACGTTATTTTTTAATTGTATTAAATATCTTAGGTATTTTTGCGGGTATTTTCTTACTATATAACCCTATTAGTTCAGTTCTAACATTAACGTTCATTGTAGGCGCTTATTTTATGATGGTAGGTATACAATATTTTCTTGCGGCATTTAATCTATCATAG
- a CDS encoding TetR/AcrR family transcriptional regulator — protein MDLRRRRTRLRLKEALIYLLGDDYFENITVNDICVEAMVSRPAFYSQYKDKYDLLEKVIESSVDHYLSTKRDKHIFIEDITIFLCENVKEKKKK, from the coding sequence TTGGATTTAAGAAGGAGAAGAACTAGACTTAGATTAAAAGAGGCGCTCATCTATCTATTAGGGGATGATTATTTTGAAAATATCACAGTAAATGATATTTGTGTCGAGGCAATGGTTAGTAGACCTGCTTTTTATTCTCAATATAAAGATAAGTACGATTTGCTAGAAAAAGTCATAGAATCATCAGTAGATCACTATCTTTCTACTAAGCGTGACAAACATATATTTATAGAAGATATTACTATTTTTTTGTGTGAAAATGTTAAAGAAAAAAAAAAGAAATAA
- a CDS encoding SDR family oxidoreductase produces the protein MDKKKIVITGAGSGFGRDWSIALAKRGHEVIALVETVSQIIQVKQLAEQNKCTIAVEKIDITSKKDQEYAWKNFPNIDILVNNAGIGEGGPISEIPVELVRHEFEVNVFSNLEFTQGFIKQMVRNKKGKIIFISSIAGFIGGRFSGAYAASKHAVEAIAEAMSDELEPFGIQVATINPGPYQTGFNDQIIKNLKKWYDPKINFIDASDTSFPIEQDDPKDIIPGVIAVIESDSDSFRNVFPKKYEKIIKEEQQAIWTKKQNKNSTIKK, from the coding sequence ATGGATAAGAAAAAAATAGTAATAACAGGAGCTGGAAGTGGTTTTGGACGAGACTGGTCAATCGCTTTAGCTAAAAGAGGACATGAGGTCATCGCATTAGTAGAGACAGTTTCCCAAATCATTCAAGTTAAACAACTTGCAGAACAAAATAAATGTACAATAGCTGTTGAAAAAATTGATATTACTTCGAAAAAAGACCAAGAATATGCTTGGAAAAACTTTCCAAATATTGACATTTTAGTTAATAATGCTGGTATTGGAGAAGGGGGACCAATTTCAGAGATCCCTGTAGAGCTTGTTAGACATGAGTTTGAGGTGAATGTATTTTCTAATTTAGAATTTACGCAAGGTTTCATTAAACAAATGGTTCGCAATAAAAAAGGGAAAATAATATTTATATCTTCAATAGCTGGATTTATTGGAGGACGATTCAGTGGTGCCTATGCAGCTTCGAAACATGCAGTAGAAGCGATTGCCGAAGCCATGTCCGATGAGTTGGAGCCTTTTGGGATTCAAGTTGCTACAATAAATCCTGGACCTTATCAAACTGGATTTAATGATCAAATAATTAAAAATTTGAAAAAATGGTATGATCCTAAGATTAATTTTATTGATGCCTCTGATACTTCATTTCCAATTGAGCAAGATGATCCTAAAGATATAATACCTGGCGTCATAGCAGTGATCGAATCGGATTCAGATTCATTTAGAAATGTTTTTCCTAAAAAATACGAAAAGATTATAAAGGAAGAGCAACAAGCGATTTGGACTAAAAAACA
- a CDS encoding DUF1269 domain-containing protein, whose product MKNVIVVIFSDEGKTYEVLSTMKNWSGSTKVLSGCVIKNTGEGIVVKDGFDFENDASGWASGGLIGSLIGLISGPLGMLLGGSIGALIGLASDDNKVVESEKVINQVISKLDNYKLALILVVEEPNINEINNFFDANDCAVFYRHSFSQVEQEVKEAEKLQKELAREARKKLQ is encoded by the coding sequence ATGAAAAATGTTATTGTAGTTATTTTTTCTGATGAAGGTAAGACATACGAAGTCTTATCAACTATGAAAAACTGGTCAGGTAGTACAAAGGTACTTTCTGGATGTGTGATAAAAAATACAGGTGAAGGTATCGTAGTAAAAGATGGCTTTGATTTCGAAAATGATGCTTCTGGATGGGCAAGTGGTGGATTAATTGGAAGTTTAATTGGTCTGATTTCTGGACCTTTGGGTATGTTACTAGGTGGAAGTATAGGCGCTTTAATCGGTCTTGCTTCAGATGATAATAAAGTCGTAGAATCTGAAAAAGTTATTAATCAAGTCATCTCAAAACTAGATAACTATAAATTAGCTCTTATTCTAGTAGTGGAAGAACCTAATATCAATGAAATTAATAACTTTTTTGATGCGAATGATTGTGCTGTGTTTTATAGACATTCATTCAGCCAAGTTGAACAGGAAGTTAAAGAAGCAGAAAAGCTACAAAAAGAACTAGCTAGAGAAGCAAGAAAAAAATTACAGTAA
- a CDS encoding tyrosine-protein phosphatase: MNLSITNFRDIGGIAVSNGTLVKDKFFRSGELVNLTSDDIYFVKEVCNIDKIYDFREQKEIVKSPDTDINGVINQNIDILATATMKNVSFSDMIKNSQDEETIHRKMLDTYREIIVSQSALNGYSHFLKDLLASDYGVLFHCFAGKDRTGFGAALILKIAGASDEQVIDDYLRTNIMRKLENERLIEKWKDKLTDQQINALSKALNVNLDYLNYAKKVIIEKYGTFDNYLYDGLNLDNTFIEMFRRKYVVAVS, from the coding sequence TTGAATTTATCTATTACAAATTTTAGAGATATTGGTGGTATAGCCGTATCGAACGGAACTTTAGTAAAAGACAAATTTTTTAGAAGTGGAGAATTAGTAAATTTAACATCAGATGATATCTATTTTGTGAAAGAAGTATGCAATATAGACAAAATCTATGATTTTAGAGAACAAAAAGAAATTGTGAAGTCTCCCGATACTGATATCAATGGAGTAATCAATCAGAATATTGATATTCTTGCAACAGCAACAATGAAGAATGTTTCTTTTTCAGATATGATTAAAAATAGCCAAGATGAAGAAACTATTCATCGGAAAATGTTAGACACATATAGAGAAATAATTGTCAGTCAATCTGCTTTGAACGGTTATAGTCATTTTTTAAAAGATTTGCTAGCCAGTGATTATGGTGTTTTATTTCACTGTTTTGCAGGAAAAGACCGTACTGGCTTTGGGGCTGCTTTGATTTTGAAGATAGCTGGCGCATCAGATGAACAAGTGATTGATGATTATTTGAGAACTAATATCATGAGAAAATTAGAAAATGAAAGGCTGATCGAAAAATGGAAGGATAAACTAACAGATCAACAAATTAATGCCTTGTCTAAAGCGTTAAACGTCAATTTAGATTACTTAAACTATGCCAAAAAGGTAATTATTGAAAAATATGGAACCTTTGATAATTACTTATATGATGGTTTAAATTTAGACAATACGTTTATTGAGATGTTTAGACGAAAATATGTTGTCGCTGTTTCTTAA